In one Nitrospirota bacterium genomic region, the following are encoded:
- a CDS encoding replication-associated recombination protein A: VFELRPLTREDLLRLLRAALRDRERGLGETDVRADEDALLHLARMADGDARKALSALEIAAATTPPGPGGAVHITLQAAQESIQKKAVVYDKKGDQHYDTASAFIKSMRGGDPDAAVYWLAKMLYAGEDPRFVARRIVICASEDVGNRDPMALVLATSALRAVEFVGMPEARIPLAQAAIYVATAPKSNASYLAVEAAMKDVSTEETAEVPGHLRDSHYPGAARLGHGEGYVYTHDHPEAEQEFLPKKKTYYRKEKDRPRKGK; encoded by the coding sequence GGTCTTCGAGCTCAGGCCCCTGACGAGGGAAGACCTCCTCCGCCTGCTCCGCGCTGCCCTCCGGGACCGGGAGCGGGGGCTCGGGGAGACGGACGTACGCGCCGATGAGGACGCCCTCCTTCACCTGGCCCGGATGGCCGACGGGGACGCGCGGAAGGCCCTCTCGGCCCTGGAGATAGCCGCCGCGACCACCCCGCCCGGGCCCGGCGGCGCGGTGCACATCACCCTTCAAGCGGCCCAGGAGTCCATCCAGAAGAAGGCCGTGGTGTACGACAAGAAGGGCGACCAGCACTACGACACCGCGAGCGCCTTCATAAAGAGCATGCGCGGCGGGGACCCCGACGCCGCCGTCTACTGGCTGGCCAAGATGCTCTACGCCGGGGAGGACCCCCGGTTCGTCGCCCGGCGCATCGTCATCTGCGCCTCTGAGGACGTGGGAAACCGCGACCCCATGGCCCTGGTGCTGGCCACCTCGGCGCTCCGGGCGGTGGAGTTCGTGGGCATGCCCGAGGCCCGCATCCCCCTTGCCCAGGCCGCCATCTACGTGGCCACGGCCCCCAAGAGCAACGCCTCCTACCTGGCCGTCGAGGCCGCCATGAAGGACGTCTCCACCGAGGAGACCGCGGAGGTGCCCGGGCACCTCCGGGACAGCCACTACCCCGGCGCGGCCAGGCTCGGGCACGGCGAGGGCTACGTCTACACCCACGACCACCCCGAGGCCGAGCAGGAGTTCCTCCCGAAAAAGAAGACCTATTACCGGAAGGAGAAGGACAGGCCCCGCAAGGGGAAGTGA